CATTTTGGTTCCCCTCCAATTTGGGGTATATATGATGGGAATCAAACTTCTTTAAATCATAATTACCGAATTATTCAAATTATAACACATTCTTATTATATTCAtccattattttataaaatcttaACTTTTCACCTTGTTTTCCATCAAAGCCTTAATTCATACCCACCTCAAAGTTTATTTTCGAAATTTCAAAGTATCTTCCATATTTTCCATAGAGAAATTATTTTCCATCAACTTGATAATTCTTTTAGTGGAGAATAATAGAAACAACAACTACCATACatttttaaattgataaaaaaactactgtgtcaaaaaaaaatacatactaTCTTCCCTAAGAAAATTTATGACactatacataaattattttatagttAGCTTTTATCACATTCATAGtgttattttgattattaaattataaatatttatatagttttttttttactacaaaTATCTATGTAGTTGTCATTAATTATCTTCCattaacaataatttattttttattagtttaaagtaaattatattatattataccaatcgttagttggttcggtggtgattgacgctgaacttcgTAGGAAGGACCACAATTCAATCCCCGCAATTTAATTGACGCATCAGATTAAAATCTCCCTACTCACTTAAAATCTTATGTGATTATATTTGTGCAGATTAGAAAATCTTCATATATAAACTTTCCTAATTTATACAATTgattattttactaaaaattatttaaaaattaaattaaataaagaaatgATTAGAGGCATTACGGTTATTATATTGTTGaagcttttgtttttgtttttctggaaaagaaaattaaattgataCAGGCATACACATGCCTGAAGATACAAAAGAAGTCACAAAACCTATTGTCACACAAACACAGCTAATGATAAATGAACTAGAAGTATATAATAACCATAATGCTTTtggtttaaagaaaaaaaaacttagtgttatattagtattaaaaattgaagagaGAGGTAAAAATTTATTCTTGTAAATTTTGGAAGGAATTGcaataaattaggaaagattataTGTAGGTAGATTTTTTCAATCTTCAGAAATATAATCACATGAGATTTTAAGTGAATGAGAAGATTTTAATCTGACGCGTCTATTAAATCCgatgattattattaatagttctcATTTCTCACATAATTATCAGTTCTCACCTGATacactccctatatatatatatatatatatatatatatatatatatatatatatatatatatatatatatatatatttttctcagGTGCATTGTGACTCTTTTCTAAGATGGATCGCATTAGTGAATTGCCTGACGAAATCCTATGTTATATCCTAACAATGTTATCCATCAAAGATTTGTTGAAAACCAGCATTCTGTCTAGAAGGTGGTGTGAGCTTTGGACTCTATGGAGAGATCTCCACTTTGATATCTTCCACGTGCTTGGAAAGACCAAGGAAGAAGTATTACATCTTCCTAGTAATTCTCCTATGGAGATACAAGTCCATCGAGATATCAATATGGATGAATTTGTAAAACGAGTAGATCAATTTCTCAACAATTTTCAAGGCACAAAGATAAATTCTTTCTTTGCGAGCTTCTATTCATATGATAAACACAGTAATATTATTGATCAATGGATTAGTTTTGCAATTGCAAGGGGAGTTGAAACAATCAATCTATTCTTATTACCAATTATGCCTTGTACTTATGTTACTCCATATGAACCATACAAGTTTGTCTTTGACTTATTTTCGGAGACTAATGCTTCAACTCTAAAGCATCTGCGTCTCGAACAATGTCTTGTTTGCCATCCCACCAAATGTGACTACATTCCTTTCAAAAATTTGAGATCTCTTTCACTTTACCTTTCAAAAGTGGATGAAATGTTCATTGAAAGTCTATTATCAAATTGTAGATGGCTCGAAGAACTTCACTTATTTGGTTGTGAGTTCAGATCATCAATGTCAAGTATAGTGAGTCCATCCTTATGTTATCTCAAGGTTGGAGCATGCTTTGCTATATCTGACAACATGCCGAAGAACATAAATCTGAGTTTACTAGATTGCCTTAAACTCACTTCATTGGAGTACCATTCATTGTTGTACGATGGATATAGTTTGGATACCTTGAACATTAATACCCCATTGTTGAAGAGCTTTCACTGCACTGTTTTTTATGCTGATGATCCTAATCAATATGCAATCTTTGAAACTCTTTCTAAACTTGAGATTATGAGATTGGACATCAATTTAAAGGTTAGTCAAAAAGTGTTGGAACACTAACTGAATTGTTTAAATTTCTGTCTTTTGaatgatatttatttaatgATCTTACATTTTCTTGTTTAGGCTCTTATTTCCCTAAAAGAAATTCAACCATTCAAACATCTTAAGCAATTAAACATCAACATTTTCCAGCACTTTGTTACTGTAGAACCTTCTGAGATCAATCTTTTGGGGATTTTAATCCTTCTACGAGCTTCTCCGCTTTTGCATAAACTTTCTGTAATGGTGAGTGAACATGGTTAATACACACATTTTATTCTCTTTCTTTTGGTGTGTGTTGTAACTGTTGTGCACAAATAGTAACAGAAGGTAATAATAacgaaattgcaaacaataagaacacaagaagtttgataacgGAGTTCCCCTTAGGTACGTCTCCGGCTGCAGAATTCGCTACAGCTCGTTTCTATTAGATGAAAGaatgaattagggtttcagTGTTACAAGCGGTATATATAATATCAATAGAATGACGTAAATACCCCTGCACCATACCGCGGGGGGCTATCGCCCCCCGCACCCCCCTAGCGCCCCCCAAAACATCTGGTCAAAGCCCATATGGGCAGGGGGCGGCCGGAGCTTCGCTCCGCTAGCTCAGCTCCGGGCCGCCCCCAGCCTCTTCCTGATGCATATATGAACCATActcaacaatctccaccttggtGAATATCAAACCCATATGAAGAACCTCTGTATGACATCCGCATCCTTAGCGCTAGGGGGGGTCGTTTCCTTCTTAACACTGAGAAACATGTAACAAGTCcaagcaatgcttgaacttGTCACTGGTGACTGGCTTGGTCAACATGTCAGCTGCATTCTCTGAAGTATGAACCTTCTCAAGTAATATCTGTCCAGTTGTAAGTAGCTCTCTGATCTTGTGAAACCTCACATCAATATGCTTAGTTCTGGCATGATACACTTGATTCTTGGCCAAGTAAATGGC
This genomic interval from Trifolium pratense cultivar HEN17-A07 linkage group LG6, ARS_RC_1.1, whole genome shotgun sequence contains the following:
- the LOC123888979 gene encoding F-box/LRR-repeat protein At3g03360-like, with translation MDRISELPDEILCYILTMLSIKDLLKTSILSRRWCELWTLWRDLHFDIFHVLGKTKEEVLHLPSNSPMEIQVHRDINMDEFVKRVDQFLNNFQGTKINSFFASFYSYDKHSNIIDQWISFAIARGVETINLFLLPIMPCTYVTPYEPYKFVFDLFSETNASTLKHLRLEQCLVCHPTKCDYIPFKNLRSLSLYLSKVDEMFIESLLSNCRWLEELHLFGCEFRSSMSSIVSPSLCYLKVGACFAISDNMPKNINLSLLDCLKLTSLEYHSLLYDGYSLDTLNINTPLLKSFHCTVFYADDPNQYAIFETLSKLEIMRLDINLKALISLKEIQPFKHLKQLNINIFQHFVTVEPSEINLLGILILLRASPLLHKLSVMVSEHG